One part of the Janthinobacterium sp. 17J80-10 genome encodes these proteins:
- a CDS encoding tetratricopeptide repeat protein, translating to MSLINQMLQELDARGAPAALGGVMQGQIRVVPQRRGIHPAWWLALALASILLAIGLWIWFAGAVPVASTARSAAAALPLKIEMDLSRLPSSTMAMPPAMAAEPAAEPLKSPIEPVAAVPEAALAAPAAAPVAPPQVAINAPNSGNARPAASQPDGTRLALPVTPAVSQPVAPVPQAAPALTSAVSPKPSPEVVIAKQVRELTPQQNAENDYRKASNLIQQGRTSEALAGLEQALRLDARHAGARQTLVALLIESRRQDEALRILREGLQLDAGQTGLAMILARLQLERGELRPALSTLQRSLPHAAERAEYQAFLAALLQRDGRHREAIEHYAVALRKSPENGLWWMGQAISLQAESRNPEAIAAYNRAKAGNGLTAELRAFVDEKLNSL from the coding sequence ATGAGTCTGATTAATCAAATGCTGCAGGAACTTGATGCCCGCGGCGCGCCGGCGGCGTTGGGTGGCGTAATGCAAGGCCAGATCCGGGTCGTGCCGCAGCGGCGCGGAATTCATCCAGCATGGTGGCTGGCATTGGCGCTTGCCAGCATTCTGCTTGCCATCGGTCTCTGGATATGGTTTGCGGGAGCTGTGCCAGTGGCATCGACGGCCCGCAGTGCCGCAGCGGCATTGCCACTGAAGATAGAAATGGATTTGAGTCGCCTGCCGTCGTCAACCATGGCAATGCCGCCTGCAATGGCGGCCGAGCCTGCCGCGGAGCCTTTGAAGTCCCCTATCGAGCCAGTTGCAGCGGTACCTGAAGCGGCCCTGGCTGCACCAGCGGCTGCGCCCGTAGCGCCGCCGCAAGTGGCGATAAATGCGCCCAATAGTGGCAATGCGCGACCGGCCGCAAGTCAGCCAGACGGCACACGGCTGGCACTGCCAGTGACGCCCGCCGTATCGCAGCCTGTAGCACCTGTCCCACAGGCTGCGCCCGCATTGACTTCGGCTGTGTCGCCGAAGCCTTCGCCGGAAGTCGTGATTGCCAAGCAGGTGCGTGAATTGACGCCGCAGCAAAACGCCGAAAACGACTACCGCAAGGCATCGAATCTGATCCAGCAAGGCCGGACGAGCGAGGCACTCGCTGGCCTTGAGCAGGCGCTGCGGCTGGATGCCCGCCATGCCGGCGCGCGCCAGACCCTGGTGGCTTTGCTGATCGAGTCGCGGCGCCAGGACGAGGCGCTGCGCATCCTGCGCGAGGGTCTGCAACTGGATGCCGGCCAGACCGGGCTGGCGATGATCCTGGCGCGACTCCAGCTGGAACGCGGAGAGCTAAGGCCGGCATTGTCCACGCTGCAGCGTTCACTGCCGCATGCAGCCGAACGCGCCGAGTATCAGGCCTTCCTTGCTGCCTTGCTGCAGCGTGATGGCCGTCATCGTGAAGCAATCGAGCATTATGCGGTTGCTTTGCGCAAGTCGCCGGAAAACGGCTTGTGGTGGATGGGGCAGGCGATTTCGCTGCAGGCCGAAAGCCGCAATCCGGAAGCGATTGCCGCTTACAA